In Plodia interpunctella isolate USDA-ARS_2022_Savannah chromosome 1, ilPloInte3.2, whole genome shotgun sequence, one DNA window encodes the following:
- the LOC128683830 gene encoding uncharacterized protein LOC128683830: MGDSQHIRRAEDMATTSTAVTTVSPQVQEEPVQPIAVITLRPPRTKERKKVVWTEDTVDNEDMNKKKSKCCCIYEKPRKFDESDSESSDDECEHCSGHVEKKKHKHHHQEASTSNDAQTKTVEESESEPTATITLKPGEPSAPPDNPANPEKPKPSS, translated from the exons ATGGGTGATAGTCAACACATTCGGCGAGCAGAAGACATGGCTACTACAAGCACTGCTGTAACCACCGTTTCTCCACAAGTACAAGAG GAGCCCGTTCAACCAATCGCTGTGATCACATTGCGGCCGCCGCGCAcgaaagagagaaagaaagtGGTATGGACGGAAGACACTGTCGACAATGAAGACATGAACAAGAAAAAGTCCAAAT GTTGCTGTATATACGAAAAGCCACGTAAATTCGACGAGTCTGACTCGGAGTCGAGCGACGACGAGTGCGAGCACTGCTCGGGACACGTGGAGAAGAAGAAGCACAAGCATCATCACCAGGAAGCTAGCACGAGCAACGACGCACAG ACGAAAACTGTAGAAGAGTCAGAATCCGAACCCACAGCCACGATCACATTGAAGCCGGGTGAACCCTCTGCCCCACCGGACAACCCAGCGAACCCTGAAAAACCCAAGCCTTCCAGCTAA
- the LOC128683822 gene encoding succinate--hydroxymethylglutarate CoA-transferase, which yields MAVVRALFSGILKNQKCILKLDYSTKSPGLLNDVNVLDLTRVVAGPVCTMTMGDLGANVIKVESLDGDEARRWGPPFINGNKDSFYFLSVNRNKKSICIDFKLPEGKKIIYDLARKCDVLVENFLPGKLDKMDIGYEKLKTINPQLIYCSITGFGQKGPYAKKPGYDVIASAMGGLLNTTGERNGNPVKPGVAITDITTGLHAFGAIMAALYYRINTGKGQRVDCNLLSTQISSMINIATIYLNCGIEGQKWGTAHANLVPYQAFKTKDGEMVIGTGSNAQFVDFCKLIGKQELIEDERFKDNSLRVQNREEIIEIVSEVIKTKGNKEWGEIFKNATFPNGPVNKMKDVFEDEHVKAIGLVQELEHPDAGRIKVVRPPTQYSEGGNLARIPPPTLGQHTEEILTEYLEYDKEIINDLYNKKVIR from the exons ATGGCTGTCGTTAGAGCGCTATTTTCTGGTATTTTGAAAAACCAAAAGTGTATTTTGAAGTTGGATTACTCAACAAAGTCGCCGGGATTACTGAATGATGTAAATGTATTAGATTTGACGCGTGTAGTTGCTGGACCTGTGTGTACTATGACTATGGGGGACTTAGGAGCAAATGTTATCAAGGTAGAGAGTTTGGATGGAGATGAAGCAAGGAGATGGGGTCCCCCCTTTATAAATGGAAACAAGGATTCATTTTACTTCTTGTCTGTTAATAGAAATAAGAAGAGTATTTGTATTGACTTCAAATTACCGGAAG GTAAGAAGATCATATATGATTTGGCACGTAAATGTGATGTTTTGGTGGAGAACTTTTTGCCCGGGAAGCTCGACAAGATGGATATTGGCTATGAAAAGCTCAAGACTATCAATCCACAGCTTATCTATTGCTCTATAACGGGTTTTGGCCAAAAAGGACCGTATGCTAAAAAGCCTGg ctaCGACGTAATAGCATCGGCAATGGGCGGCCTTCTGAACACAACCGGAGAGAGAAATGGAAACCCCGTGAAGCCGGGTGTGGCCATCACAGACATCACAACAGGTCTCCACGCCTTCGGAGCCATAATGGCCGCGTTATACTACAGAATAAACACAGGCAAAGGACAAAGAGTCGACTGCAACTTGCTTTCTACTCAGATATCTAGCATGATCAATATCGCCACAATTTATTTGAACTGTGGCATCGAAGGACAAAAATGGGGCACGGCTCACGCGAATTTAGTCCCGTATCAGGCgtttaaaacaaaagacgGGGAAATGGTCATTGGTACAGGCTCGAACGCACAATTTGTTGATTTCTGCAAGTTAATAGGTAAACAAGAATTAATCGAAGATGAACGATTTAAAGACAATTCGCTCAGAGTACAGAACCGTGaagaaattatagaaatagttAGTGAAGTTATCAAGACTAAGGGTAACAAAGAATGGGGGGAGATATTCAAGAATGCGACATTCCCAAATGGTCCTGTGAACAAAATGAAGGATGTTTTCGAGGACGAGCATGTTAAAGCTATAGGATTGGTTCAGGAGTTGGAGCACCCTGATGCTGGGAGGATCAAGGTGGTCAGGCCTCCAACGCAGTACAGCGAGGGCGGGAATTTAGCCAGGATTCCGCCGCCGACGCTTGGGCAACATACGGAGGAAATACTGACGGagtatttagaatatgacaaGGAAATAATCAAtgatttgtacaataaaaaggTTATCAGGTGA